The Candidatus Zixiibacteriota bacterium genome includes a region encoding these proteins:
- a CDS encoding dockerin type I domain-containing protein, whose translation MHKLLLIIGIVLFVMAAGNISGAGTLAVSQTCGDADGDGAVNIRDVTFVISFIYREGPAPVPVKAADVNNSGLVNITDVTYLINFLYRGGQRPNCSEYLGQLPPDSIPVVFAPGIISKTGYIEFASCFDPALNEFYFTRRGGELPENRIFFTKKTDGVWSTPAIAPFAGDYMTFEPFISPDGLTLLFGSAQPCGYCQNLMRTNIWHFDKTESGWSDIQPPEEPFCLIPTMFPTVSLNGNMYFTYATQGAIYMSEYVGGAYEPPVRLSSAINKGYSTAHSYIAPDESYMIFDSEGRSDGFGAEDLYISFKNPDGSWTESVNLGNQINTSGIEFCPNVSPDGKYLFFSRVISSTEFEIYWCDTEFIDKWRLDYRR comes from the coding sequence ATGCATAAGTTATTATTAATTATAGGAATAGTCCTTTTTGTTATGGCGGCCGGAAATATTTCGGGGGCAGGCACTCTCGCGGTTTCCCAAACCTGCGGTGACGCCGATGGTGATGGGGCAGTAAATATCCGCGACGTTACTTTTGTAATCAGCTTTATTTATAGAGAAGGACCGGCACCTGTCCCGGTCAAAGCCGCTGATGTCAATAATTCAGGCCTCGTCAATATCACCGACGTCACCTACCTAATCAATTTCCTTTATCGCGGCGGCCAAAGGCCAAACTGCTCCGAATATTTGGGACAACTTCCGCCCGATTCAATCCCCGTAGTCTTTGCTCCCGGCATAATTTCCAAAACCGGCTATATCGAGTTTGCCTCCTGTTTCGATCCGGCCCTGAATGAATTCTATTTCACGCGACGCGGGGGCGAATTGCCGGAGAACAGGATATTTTTCACCAAGAAGACAGATGGCGTCTGGTCCACACCCGCTATTGCCCCTTTTGCCGGCGATTATATGACTTTCGAGCCGTTTATCAGTCCCGATGGCTTAACCCTCCTATTTGGTTCTGCGCAACCTTGCGGTTATTGCCAGAATCTGATGCGCACGAATATCTGGCACTTTGATAAGACTGAATCGGGCTGGTCGGACATTCAGCCGCCAGAGGAACCTTTCTGTTTGATTCCCACCATGTTTCCCACCGTCAGCCTGAATGGAAACATGTATTTTACATACGCCACACAGGGAGCCATATATATGTCAGAATATGTGGGCGGAGCATATGAGCCTCCTGTACGGCTGAGTAGCGCCATAAACAAAGGTTATAGCACCGCTCATTCTTATATCGCCCCGGATGAAAGCTATATGATATTTGACTCGGAAGGTCGTTCCGACGGATTCGGGGCCGAGGATCTCTATATCAGTTTCAAGAATCCTGATGGTTCATGGACGGAATCGGTCAATCTGGGAAACCAAATCAATACTTCAGGCATCGAATTCTGTCCCAATGTCTCGCCGGACGGGAAATATCTATTCTTTTCCAGGGTAATCAGCTCAACCGAATTCGAAATATACTGGTGCGATACGGAATTCATCGATAAATGGCGTCTGGATTACAGGAGATGA